In one Oryza glaberrima chromosome 2, OglaRS2, whole genome shotgun sequence genomic region, the following are encoded:
- the LOC127763016 gene encoding lysophospholipid acyltransferase 2 — MGLEMEGMAAAIGVSVPVLRFLLCFAATIPTGLMWRAVPGAAGRHLYAGLTGAALSYLSFGATSNLLFVVPMAFGYLAMLLCRRLAGLVTFLGAFGFLIACHMYYMSGDAWKEGGIDATGALMVLTLKIISCAINYSDGMLKEEGLRDAQKKYRLAKLPSLIEYFGYCLCCGSHFAGPVYEMKDYLEYTERKGLWASPTPSPLLPTLRALVQAGACMGLYLYLSPQFPLSRFSEPLYYEWGFWHRLFYQYMSGFTARWKYYFIWSLSEAAIIISGLGFSGWSDSSPPKAKWDRAKNVDVLGVELATSAVQLPLMWNIQVSTWLRYYVYERLVQKGKKPGFLQLLGTQTVSAVWHGLYPGYIIFFVQSALMINGSKVIYRWQQAVSNPVFHAILVFVNFSYTLMVLNYSCIGFQVLSFKETLASYQSVYYIGTIVPIVVVLLGYVIKPARPVKPKARKAE; from the exons atggggctggagatggaggggatggcggcggcgatcggcgTGTCGGTGCCCGTGCTCCGCTTCCTGCTCTGCTTCGCGGCCACCATCCCGACGGGCCTCATGTGGCGGGCGGTGCCCGGCGCCGCGGGGCGGCACCTCTACGCGGGGCTCACCGGCGCCGCGCTCTCCTACCTCTCGTTCGGGGCCACATCCAACCTCCTCTTCGTCGTGCCCATGGCGTTCGGGTACCTCGCCATGCTCCTCTGCCGCCGGCTCGCGGGGCTCGTCACCTTCCTCGGCGCCTTCGGCTTCCTCATCGCATG TCACATGTACTACATGAGTGGAGATGCATGGAAGGAGGGTGGCATTGATGCAACAG GTGCTTTAATGGTTTTAACATTGAAAATCATTTCATGTGCAATAAACTACAGTGACGGTATGTTGAAGGAAGAGGGTTTGCGTGATGCCCAGAAAAAGTATCGTTTGGCTAAACTTCCTTCTTTGATCGAATATTTTGGCTACTGCCTCTGCTGTGGCAGCCATTTTGCTGGGCCAGTATATGAGATGAAAGATTATCTTGAATATACTGAACGGAAAGGA TTATGGGCCAGCCCAACTCCTTCACCACTATTGCCTACTTTGCGTGCTCTAGTTCAAGCTGGCGCATGTATGGGGTTATATTTGTATCTATCACCTCAATTTCCACTTTCACGGTTTAGCGAGCCCTTATATTATGAGTGGGGTTTCTGGCACCGGCTCTTCTATCAGTACATGTCAGGCTTTACTGCTCGTTGGAAATACTACTTTATATGGTCACTTTCAGAAGCTGCAATCATTATATCTGGTCTGGGTTTTAGCGGCTGGTCTGATTCATCTCCCCCGAAAGCCAAATGGGATCGTGCAAAAAATGTTGATGTTTTAGGTGTCGAATTAGCTACAAGTGCAGTTCAGTTGCCGCTTATGTGGAACATTCAAGTGAGCACATGGCTGCGATACT ATGTTTATGAGAGGCTAGTTCAGAAAGGAAAGAAACCTGGTTTCCTCCAGTTGCTGGGTACACAGACAGTCAGTGCTGTCTGGCAT GGTCTTTATCCCGGATATATCATATTCTTTGTTCAATCAGCATTGATGATAAATGGTTCAAAAG TCATATACAGATGGCAACAAGCAGTCAGCAATCCAGTCTTCCACGCTATCCTGgtttttgtaaatttttcatACACCTTGATGGTCCTTAACTACTCATGCATTGGGTTCCAG GTACTGAGCTTCAAGGAAACCCTAGCATCCTACCAGAGCGTATATTATATCGGCACAATTGTTCCCATTGTAGTTGTCTTGCTGGGTTATGTTATCAAGCCAGCCAGGCCAGTGAAGCCAAAGGCTCGGAAGGCAGAATGA
- the LOC127761879 gene encoding protein DETOXIFICATION 49-like, which translates to MSSPRRDGRGAVDDLTASLLHKGDGGEAVFVVVVVPPVAEEEEPPPVLTCKPPGRFARAVKEAWSVPFPMMPSMSAGAAGAEARSILGLALPMILTGLLLYLRSMISMLFLGRLGGLALAGGSLAIGFANITGYSVLSGLAMGMEPICGQAFGAGHYDLLGVTMQRTVLLLVAASVPIAGLWVHMRPLLLLCGQDAAIAAVAETYILASLPDLLLQAFLHPVRIYLRTQSINLPLTVCAALAIALHLPINYVAVSVLGLGIKGVALASVLANLNLVLFLFGYIWFKGVHKRTGGFALSADCLRGWGELVSLALPSCISVCLEWWWYEIMILLCGLLANPQATVASMGILIQTTSLIYIFPSSLGFGVSTRVSNELGANRPERACRAATVGLMLGFAFGGVASAFACHVRGAWATMFTADPAIVALTASVLPILGACELGNCPQTTGCGVLRGSARPKDAASINLRSFYLVGTPVALILAFWYHYDFRGLWLGLLAAQATCVVRMLLVIGETDWTAEAKRAQQLTGAADIKDCGGKGDHVAVIEQPDEQC; encoded by the coding sequence ATGTCGTCGCCGCGCCGAGATGGCCGTGGCGCGGTCGACGACCTCACGGCGTCCTTGCTCCACAAGGGGGATGGTGGGGAGGcggtgttcgtcgtcgtcgtcgttcccccggtggcggaggaggaggagccgccgccggtgctcaCGTGCAAGCCGCCTGGACGGTTTGCTAGAGCGGTGAAGGAAGCCTGGTCCGTCCCGTTCCCGATGATGCCGTCCATgtcggccggcgcggcgggcgccgaGGCCCGGTCGATACTGGGACTCGCGCTGCCCATGATCTTGACAGGGCTGCTGCTTTACCTCCGGTCAATGATTTCGATGCTTTTCCTCGGCCGCCTCGGTGGTCTGGCGCTCGCTGGCGGGTCCCTCGCCATCGGCTTCGCTAACATAACAGGATATTCAGTGCTGTCTGGCCTCGCCATGGGTATGGAGCCCATCTGCGGGCAAGCCTTCGGCGCGGGCCATTACGATCTCCTCGGCGTCACCATGCAGCGCACCGTGCTCCTGCTCGTCGCGGCCTCCGTCCCCATCGCCGGGCTGTGGGTGCACATGCGGCCTCTGCTCCTGCTCTGCGGTCAGGACGCCGCCATCGCGGCGGTCGCCGAGACCTACATTCTTGCTTCTCTTCCGGACCTCCTCCTGCAGGCGTTCCTCCACCCCGTACGCATCTACCTCCGGACGCAGTCCATAAACCTTCCGCTCACCGTGTGCGCGGCGCTCGCCATTGCTCTCCACCTTCCGATCAACTACGTGGCCGTCTCTGTCCTCGGGCTCGGCATCAAAGGGGTGGCATTGGCCTCTGTTCTGGCCAATCTAAAcctcgtcctcttcctctttGGCTACATATGGTTCAAGGGCGTGCACAAGCGCACCGGCGGCTTCGCGCTCTCGGCGGATTGCTTACGAGGCTGGGGCGAGCTCGTCAGCCTCGCCCTGCCGAGCTGCATCAGCGTCTGCCTCGAGTGGTGGTGGTACGAGATCATGATCCTCCTGTGCGGGCTGCTCGCGAACCCGCAGGCCACCGTGGCGTCCATGGGCATCCTGATCCAGACCACGTCGCTCATCTACATCTTCCCTTCCTCGCTCGGCTTCGGCGTCTCCACCCGCGTCAGCAACGAGCTCGGCGCGAACCGGCCCGAGCGCGCCTGCCGAGCCGCGACGGTGGGCCTCATGCTCGGGTTCGCGTTCGGCGGCGTGGCGTCCGCGTTCGCGTGCCACGTGCGCGGCGCGTGGGCCACCATGTTCACCGCCGACCCGGCGATCGTCGCGCTCACCGCGTCCGTGCTGCCGATCCTGGGCGCCTGCGAGCTCGGCAACTGCCCCCAGACGACCGGGTGCGGCGTGCTCCGCGGCAGCGCGCGGCCCAAGGACGCCGCAAGCATCAACCTCCGGTCGTTCTACCTCGTCGGCacaccggtggcgctcatcctCGCGTTCTGGTACCACTACGACTTCAGGGGACTCTGGCTCGGCCTCCTCGCGGCGCAGGCGACCTGCGTGGTGCGCATGCTCCTCGTGATCGGGGAGACGGACTGGACCGCGGAGGCCAAGCGCGCGCAGCAGCTCACCGGAGCGGCGGACATCAAGGATTGCGGCGGCAAAGGCGATCACGTCGCAGTGATTGAGCAACCAGATGAGCAGTGTTGA